The following proteins come from a genomic window of Ictalurus furcatus strain D&B chromosome 12, Billie_1.0, whole genome shotgun sequence:
- the hcn3 gene encoding potassium/sodium hyperpolarization-activated cyclic nucleotide-gated channel 2, which produces MDHSSGQAGSENCPPPNGDSRARGRFSFSAWRSNSLSSANGAGAGGDLSRRLRCLVHNYHERAASTADINTKPTEVTVGGDGLTRTVPAALTPNMEEYESSDQSTYIHKQLSSMLQPGVNKHSLRMFGSTQGVAAEQERVRSFGVWIIHPYSDFRFYWDLVMLFLMMSNLVILPWCITFFEDQNTLPWIMFNMASDTLFLIDLILNFRTGIPEDDNSHIILDPQVIRRRYLQSWFLVDFISSIPVDYFFIAVDLEARLESAEVYRTARALRIVRFTKILSLLRLLRLSRLIRYIHQWEEIFHMTYDLASAVIRIVNLIGMMLLLCHWDGCLQFMVPMLQDFPQDCWVSKINMVNATWEEQYSYALFMAMSHMLCIGYGAQAPERMTDVWLTMMSMIVGATCYAMFLGHAANLVQSLDASHRQYQEKYKQVEQYMSFHKLPAELRQRIHDYYEHRFQGKMFDEDSILGELSDPLKEEIVSFNCRELVANMPLFGNGDPHFVTVLLTKLRFEVFLPGDIIIREGTLGRKMYFIQHGCVTVLTRNKKDKKLSDGCYFGEICLLTSGRRTASVKAETYCRLYSLSVDSFNEVLEEHPIMRRAFESVAIDHLDHVENNTAYNAEPSGAETKDQTTEKKDSDVL; this is translated from the exons TCGTGGCCGGTTCTCCTTCTCTGCCTGGCGTTCCAACTCTCTGTCCTCTGCAAACGGAGCTGGAGCTGGAGGGGATCTGAGCCGGAGGCTACGATGTCTCGTTCATAATTACCACGAGAGAGCTGCATCTACAGCCGACATTAACACCAAACCCACTGAGGTGACAGTGGGGGGCGACGGGCTGACCAGGACCGTCCCTGCTGCGTTAACTCCTAACATGGAGGAGTACGAGTCCAGTGACCAGTCCACTTACATCCACAAGCAGCTGAGCTCCATGTTACAACCTGGAGTCAACAAGCATTCCCTGCGCATGTTTGGCAGCACCCAAGGAGTTGCAGCTGAGCAGGAGAGAGTTCGCTCTTTTGGAGTTTGGATTATACATCCATACAGTGACTTTAg GTTCTACTGGGACTTGGTAATGCTCTTTCTGATGATGAGCAATCTGGTCATCCTGCCATGGTGCATCACTTTCTTTGAGGATCAGAACACACTGCCATGGATCATGTTCAACATGGCCTCAGATACTCTATTCCTGATTGACCTGATCCTAAACTTCCGCACAGGAATCCCGGAGGACGATAACTCCCATATCATCCTAGACCCACAGGTGATCCGACGCCGATACCTACAGAGCTGGTTCCTTGTGGATTTTATCTCTTCTATCCCAGTGGATTATTTTTTCATAGCTGTGGACCTGGAGGCTCGGCTTGAGTCAGCGGAAGTGTACCGCACTGCTAGAGCATTAAGAATTGTCCGTTTCACTAAGATCCTCAGTCTGCTTAGATTACTTCGTCTGTCCAGACTTATCCGCTACATTCACCAGTGGGAAGAG ATCTTTCACATGACATATGACCTGGCAAGTGCCGTGATTCGAATAGTCAATTTGATTGGGATGATGCTTCTACTTTGTCACTGGGATGGCTGTCTTCAGTTCATGGTGCCCATGCTTCAGGATTTCCCCCAGGACTGCTGGGTCTCCAAAATCAACATGGTG AATGCCACTTGGGAGGAGCAGTACTCATATGCTCTCTTCATGGCCATGAGCCATATGCTGTGTATTGGATATGGCGCCCAAGCTCCTGAGAGAATGACTGACGTCTGGCTCACCATGATGAGCATGATTGTAGGTGCCACTTGTTACGCCATGTTCCTGGGCCATGCTGCCAACCTGGTGCAGTCACTGGATGCTTCTCATCGCCAGTATCAGGAAAAG TATAAGCAAGTGGAGCAATACATGTCCTTCCATAAGTTGCCTGCTGAATTGCGACAAAGAATTCATGACTATTATGAGCACCGTTTCCAGGGGAAGATGTTTGATGAGGACAGCATTCTGGGAGAACTCAGTGACCCGCTTAAAGAG GAAATAGTGAGCTTCAATTGCCGTGAACTAGTAGCAAACATGCCACTGTTTGGCAATGGCGATCCACACTTTGTCACAGTGCTCCTGACTAAGTTGCGGTTCGAGGTCTTCTTGCCAGGTGATATCATTATTCGCGAAGGCACACTGGGCCGTAAAATGTACTTCATCCAGCATGGTTGTGTCACTGTTCTCACTCGTAACAAGAAAGACAAGAAGCTTAGCGATGGCTGCTACTTTGGGG AGATTTGTTTGCTGACCAGTGGGCGTCGTACTGCCAGCGTAAAAGCCGAGACCTACTGCAGACTCTATTCTCTCAGTGTGGACAGCTTTAACGAGGTGTTGGAAGAGCACCCCATCATGAGGAGGGCCTTTGAGAGTGTCGCCATAGACCACCTTGACCACGTAGAGAACAACACTGCGTATAACGCTGAGCCTTCAGGAGCAGAAACAAAGGACCAGACGACAGAGAAAAAAGACAGTGATGTCTTATAA